In Phaseolus vulgaris cultivar G19833 chromosome 10, P. vulgaris v2.0, whole genome shotgun sequence, a single genomic region encodes these proteins:
- the LOC137819540 gene encoding transcription factor HY5-like, whose product MFHRQWFGIRLFQPTPKHMVPSFTPTSTTHTYTFSPVQNRLSQGKTEQTEKTMSLPRSRSEEKPLSEGAPPPSSPPPPSSSSSWNRLHNFPPLNLHNKTSKIEDSDEDMFTVPDVETTAISVHSALTLQNSNLNQRNVTDPQFQTGFPGKRRRGRNPADKEHRRLKRLLRNRVSAQQARERKKVYVNDLEARGKELQDKNAILEERISTLINENTMLRKVLMNARPKVDDNNEQKQDQLSKS is encoded by the exons ATGTTTCATCGTCAATGGTTTGGGATCAGATTGTTCCAACCAACACCTAAACACATGGTCCCATCTTTCACACCAACTTCTACTACACACACATACACTTTTTCCCCTGTTCAAAATCGCCTTTCACAAGGAAAAACAGAGCAAACAGAGAAAACCATGTCTCTTCCAAGATCACGAAGTGAAGAGAAACCCCTTTCAGAAGGAGCACCACCACcatcatcaccaccaccaccttcaTCCTCTTCTTCATGGAATCGGCTACACAACTTCCCTCCTTTAAATCTACACAACAAGACCAGCAAAATTG AAGACAGTGATGAAGATATGTTCACAGTTCCAGATGTGGAAACCACAGCCATTAGTGTTCATTCTGCGTTGACTCTACAAAATAGTAACCTTAATCAACGTAATGTGACAGACCCTCAATTTCAAACGGGTTTTCCTGGAAAGCGTCGCAGGGGAAGAAACCCTGCTGATAAGGAACATAGACGTCTCAAGAG GTTGTTAAGAAATAGAGTTTCTGCTCAACAAGCCCGTGAAAGAAAGAAGGTTTATGTGAATGATTTGGAAGCAAGAGGCAAAGAGTTGCAAGATAAAAATGCTATCTTAGAAGAACGTATCTCTACTTTGATCAATGAGAACACCATGCTTAGGAAg GTTCTTATGAATGCAAGGCCAAAAGTAGACGATAACAATGAACAAAAGCAAGATCAGTTAAGTAAGAGCTAA
- the LOC137819336 gene encoding probable LRR receptor-like serine/threonine-protein kinase At5g48740 isoform X1, producing the protein MDFRDAKVGFFLFCSFCLVTFSEQDGFLSLSCGGRTSFRDSSNISWVPDTTYVTTGKTTTITYSEGSSSLNISARFFPNSGRRKCYRIPANNSTTLVLVRAKFVYKNYDGLGKPPKFYVSIGTSIASTINLAEDDPWSEEFLWTVNMDTLPFCLIAMPKGGSPVISSLEIRPLPQGAYTNGMKEFPNKLLRKSYRIDCGHSNDSIRYPLDPFDRIWDADRSFTPFHVAIGFKIQLSFRQSSLVEEPPAAVLQTGRVLARSNTLTYNLPLDALGDYYIILYFAGILPVFPSFDVLINGELVKSNYKINSSQTSALYLTRKGIGSLNITLKSISFYPQINAFEVYEMVDIPTDASSTTVSALQVIQQSTGLDLGWQDDPCLPSPWEKIGCEGSHVTSLDLSDINLRFISPTFGDLLDLKILDLHNTSLTGEIQNLDGLQHLEKLNLSFNQLTSIGAELENLINLQILDLQNNSLMGVVPDSLGELENLHLVNLENNKLQGPLPQSLNKETLEIRTSGNLCLTFSSTSCDDALSSPPIEAPEVTVVPQKKHNVHNHLAIIIGMVGGATLAFLLMCISVLIYKTKQQYEASHTSRGEMDMRNWGAAKVFSYKEIKVATRNFKEVIGKGSFGSVYLGKLPDGKSVAVKVRFDKSQLGADSFINEVNLLSKIRHQNLVSLEGFCHERKHQILVYEYLPGGSLADHLYDTNSQKTSLSWVRRLKIAVDAAKGLDYLHNGSEPRIIHRDVKCSNILLDMDMNGKVCDLGLSKQVTQADATHVTTVVKGTAGYLDPEYYSTQQLTEKSDVYSFGVVLLELICGREPLIHSGTPDSFNLVLWAKPYLQAGAFEIVDEDIRGSFDPLSMRKVALMAIKSVERDASQRPSIAEVLAELKEAYNIQLRFLESCQNEN; encoded by the exons ATGGACTTTAGGGATGCAAAGGTTGGCTTCTTTCTGTTTTGTAGTTTCTGTCTTGTCACTTTCTCCGAACAAGATG GTTTCTTGAGTCTTTCTTGTGGGGGAAGAACCAGTTTCAGGGATTCATCTAACATTTCTTGGGTACCAGACACCACCTACGTAACCACAGGCAAGACTACCACCATCACATACAGTGAAGGTTCCTCCTCACTGAACATCTCAGCAAGGTTCTTCCCAAATTCGGGAAGGCGAAAATGTTACAGAATACCAGCAAACAATTCAACCACTTTGGTTCTGGTTAGAGCAAAATTTGTGTACAAGAACTATGATGGACTTGGGAAACCCCCTAAGTTCTATGTTTCAATTGGGACATCTATTGCTTCCACCATAAATCTTGCTGAAGATGATCCATGGAGTGAAGAGTTTCTATGGACAGTCAACATGGATACACTGCCATTCTGCTTAATTGCAATGCCTAAAGGGGGTTCACCTGTAATTTCTTCTCTTGAAATCAGACCACTTCCTCAGGGAGCCTACACAAATGGCATGAAAGAGTTTCCTAACAAGTTGCTTAGGAAGAGTTATAGAATTGATTGTGGACACTCAAATGATTCTATAAG GTATCCCTTGGATCCATTTGATAGAATATGGGATGCTGATAGAAGTTTCACACCCTTTCATGTTGCCATTGGATTTAAGATTCAACTTAGCTTCAGACAGTCTAGTCTTGTAGAAGAACCACCAGCAGCTGTTCTTCAAACTGGGAGAGTTTTGGCTAGAAGTAATACTCTGACATACAACCTCCCTCTTGATGCATTAGGGGACTACTACATTATCCTCTACTTTGCAGGGATTCTTCCTGTCTTCCCCTCATTTGATGTTCTCATAAATGGAGAACTAGTAAAATCAAACTACAAAATAAATAGCTCTCAAACCAGTGCTTTGTACTTAACACGAAAGGGAATTGGGAGCTTGAATATCACATTAAAGAGTATCAGCTTTTACCCTCAGATCAATGCATTTGAAGTTTATGAGATGGTTGATATTCCAACTGATGCCTCCTCAACCACAG TTTCAGCACTGCAGGTTATTCAGCAGTCCACTGGTTTGGATCTTGGATGGCAGGATGATCCATGTCTGCCTTCCCCATGGGAGAAAATTGGCTGTGAAGGAAGCCACGTAACATCATT GGATCTTTCAGACATAAATTTGAGATTCATTAGTCCTACATTCGGTGACTTGTTAGACCTCAAAATATT GGATTTGCACAACACATCGCTTACTGGTGAAATACAGAATTTGGATGGCTTGCAGCATCTTGAGAAACT GAACCTAAGTTTCAATCAGCTAACATCTATTGGTGCAGAGCTGGAGAACTTAATTAACCTTCAAATATT AGACTTGCAGAACAATAGTTTAATGGGAGTAGTACCTGATAGCTTGGGAGAGTTAGAGAACCTCCACTTAGT GAATCTGGAAAACAACAAACTACAAGGTCCTCTGCCACAGTCATTGAACAAAGAAACATTAGAGATCAG GACATCTGGTAATTTGTGTCTTACCTTTTCCTCAACATCATGTGATGATGCATTATCCAGTCCTCCAATTGAAGCACCAGAAGTTACTGTAGTTCCTCAGAAGAAGCACAATGTACATAACCATCTAGCAATCATAATAGGCATGGTTGGAGGAGCCACACTAGCCTTTCTCTTAATGTGTATTTCAGTGTTGATATACAAGACCAAACAACAATATGAAGCCTCACACACATCAA GAGGAGAAATGGATATGAGGAACTGGGGTGCTGCAAAAgtattttcctacaaagaaATCAAAGTAGCTACACGAAACTTCAAAGAAGTCATAGGAAAGGGTAGTTTTGGATCTGTTTATCTTGGGAAACTTCCAGATGGAAAATCTGTAGCTGTCAAAGTTCGATTTGACAAATCTCAACTGGGTGCTGATTCTTTCATCAATGAG GTTAATCTTCTGTCAAAAATCAGGCATCAAAATCTTGTGTCTTTGGAAGGATTTTGCCATGAAAGAAAGCATCAGATATTGGTTTATGAGTACTTGCCTGGTGGATCCCTTGCTGATCATCTCTATG aTACAAACAGTCAAAAGACTTCCTTAAGCTGGGTGAGAAGGTTGAAAATTGCTGTTGATGCAGCAAAAG GTTTGGACTATTTGCACAATGGAAGTGAACCAAGAATCATACATCGTGATGTGAAGTGCAGTAACATCCTCTTGGACATGGATATGAATGGCAAGGTCTGTGACTTAGGTCTCTCTAAGCAAGTAACTCAGGCAGATGCAACTCATGTCACCACTGTTGTCAAGGGCACTGCCGGTTACCTTGATCCAGA GTATTATTCCACTCAGCAGTTGACAGAGAAAAGTGATGTATATAGCTTTGGAGTTGTTCTTTTAGAACTCATTTGTGGAAGGGAGCCATTGATTCACTCTGGAACTCCTGATTCATTCAACTTGGTGTTATGG GCCAAACCATACTTGCAGGCTGGTGCATTTGAGATAGTGGATGAAGACATAAGAGGAAGTTTTGATCCCTTGAGTATGAGGAAGGTAGCTCTCATGGCTATAAAGTCTGTGGAAAGGGATGCATCACAGAGGCCATCTATTGCAGAGGTATTGGCAGAGCTAAAGGAAGCCTACAATATTCAGCTCAGATTCCTTGAATCTTGTCAAAATGAGAATTGA
- the LOC137819336 gene encoding probable LRR receptor-like serine/threonine-protein kinase At5g48740 isoform X2, giving the protein MDFRDAKVGFFLFCSFCLVTFSEQDGFLSLSCGGRTSFRDSSNISWVPDTTYVTTGKTTTITYSEGSSSLNISARFFPNSGRRKCYRIPANNSTTLVLVRAKFVYKNYDGLGKPPKFYVSIGTSIASTINLAEDDPWSEEFLWTVNMDTLPFCLIAMPKGGSPVISSLEIRPLPQGAYTNGMKEFPNKLLRKSYRIDCGHSNDSIRYPLDPFDRIWDADRSFTPFHVAIGFKIQLSFRQSSLVEEPPAAVLQTGRVLARSNTLTYNLPLDALGDYYIILYFAGILPVFPSFDVLINGELVKSNYKINSSQTSALYLTRKGIGSLNITLKSISFYPQINAFEVYEMVDIPTDASSTTALQVIQQSTGLDLGWQDDPCLPSPWEKIGCEGSHVTSLDLSDINLRFISPTFGDLLDLKILDLHNTSLTGEIQNLDGLQHLEKLNLSFNQLTSIGAELENLINLQILDLQNNSLMGVVPDSLGELENLHLVNLENNKLQGPLPQSLNKETLEIRTSGNLCLTFSSTSCDDALSSPPIEAPEVTVVPQKKHNVHNHLAIIIGMVGGATLAFLLMCISVLIYKTKQQYEASHTSRGEMDMRNWGAAKVFSYKEIKVATRNFKEVIGKGSFGSVYLGKLPDGKSVAVKVRFDKSQLGADSFINEVNLLSKIRHQNLVSLEGFCHERKHQILVYEYLPGGSLADHLYDTNSQKTSLSWVRRLKIAVDAAKGLDYLHNGSEPRIIHRDVKCSNILLDMDMNGKVCDLGLSKQVTQADATHVTTVVKGTAGYLDPEYYSTQQLTEKSDVYSFGVVLLELICGREPLIHSGTPDSFNLVLWAKPYLQAGAFEIVDEDIRGSFDPLSMRKVALMAIKSVERDASQRPSIAEVLAELKEAYNIQLRFLESCQNEN; this is encoded by the exons ATGGACTTTAGGGATGCAAAGGTTGGCTTCTTTCTGTTTTGTAGTTTCTGTCTTGTCACTTTCTCCGAACAAGATG GTTTCTTGAGTCTTTCTTGTGGGGGAAGAACCAGTTTCAGGGATTCATCTAACATTTCTTGGGTACCAGACACCACCTACGTAACCACAGGCAAGACTACCACCATCACATACAGTGAAGGTTCCTCCTCACTGAACATCTCAGCAAGGTTCTTCCCAAATTCGGGAAGGCGAAAATGTTACAGAATACCAGCAAACAATTCAACCACTTTGGTTCTGGTTAGAGCAAAATTTGTGTACAAGAACTATGATGGACTTGGGAAACCCCCTAAGTTCTATGTTTCAATTGGGACATCTATTGCTTCCACCATAAATCTTGCTGAAGATGATCCATGGAGTGAAGAGTTTCTATGGACAGTCAACATGGATACACTGCCATTCTGCTTAATTGCAATGCCTAAAGGGGGTTCACCTGTAATTTCTTCTCTTGAAATCAGACCACTTCCTCAGGGAGCCTACACAAATGGCATGAAAGAGTTTCCTAACAAGTTGCTTAGGAAGAGTTATAGAATTGATTGTGGACACTCAAATGATTCTATAAG GTATCCCTTGGATCCATTTGATAGAATATGGGATGCTGATAGAAGTTTCACACCCTTTCATGTTGCCATTGGATTTAAGATTCAACTTAGCTTCAGACAGTCTAGTCTTGTAGAAGAACCACCAGCAGCTGTTCTTCAAACTGGGAGAGTTTTGGCTAGAAGTAATACTCTGACATACAACCTCCCTCTTGATGCATTAGGGGACTACTACATTATCCTCTACTTTGCAGGGATTCTTCCTGTCTTCCCCTCATTTGATGTTCTCATAAATGGAGAACTAGTAAAATCAAACTACAAAATAAATAGCTCTCAAACCAGTGCTTTGTACTTAACACGAAAGGGAATTGGGAGCTTGAATATCACATTAAAGAGTATCAGCTTTTACCCTCAGATCAATGCATTTGAAGTTTATGAGATGGTTGATATTCCAACTGATGCCTCCTCAACCACAG CACTGCAGGTTATTCAGCAGTCCACTGGTTTGGATCTTGGATGGCAGGATGATCCATGTCTGCCTTCCCCATGGGAGAAAATTGGCTGTGAAGGAAGCCACGTAACATCATT GGATCTTTCAGACATAAATTTGAGATTCATTAGTCCTACATTCGGTGACTTGTTAGACCTCAAAATATT GGATTTGCACAACACATCGCTTACTGGTGAAATACAGAATTTGGATGGCTTGCAGCATCTTGAGAAACT GAACCTAAGTTTCAATCAGCTAACATCTATTGGTGCAGAGCTGGAGAACTTAATTAACCTTCAAATATT AGACTTGCAGAACAATAGTTTAATGGGAGTAGTACCTGATAGCTTGGGAGAGTTAGAGAACCTCCACTTAGT GAATCTGGAAAACAACAAACTACAAGGTCCTCTGCCACAGTCATTGAACAAAGAAACATTAGAGATCAG GACATCTGGTAATTTGTGTCTTACCTTTTCCTCAACATCATGTGATGATGCATTATCCAGTCCTCCAATTGAAGCACCAGAAGTTACTGTAGTTCCTCAGAAGAAGCACAATGTACATAACCATCTAGCAATCATAATAGGCATGGTTGGAGGAGCCACACTAGCCTTTCTCTTAATGTGTATTTCAGTGTTGATATACAAGACCAAACAACAATATGAAGCCTCACACACATCAA GAGGAGAAATGGATATGAGGAACTGGGGTGCTGCAAAAgtattttcctacaaagaaATCAAAGTAGCTACACGAAACTTCAAAGAAGTCATAGGAAAGGGTAGTTTTGGATCTGTTTATCTTGGGAAACTTCCAGATGGAAAATCTGTAGCTGTCAAAGTTCGATTTGACAAATCTCAACTGGGTGCTGATTCTTTCATCAATGAG GTTAATCTTCTGTCAAAAATCAGGCATCAAAATCTTGTGTCTTTGGAAGGATTTTGCCATGAAAGAAAGCATCAGATATTGGTTTATGAGTACTTGCCTGGTGGATCCCTTGCTGATCATCTCTATG aTACAAACAGTCAAAAGACTTCCTTAAGCTGGGTGAGAAGGTTGAAAATTGCTGTTGATGCAGCAAAAG GTTTGGACTATTTGCACAATGGAAGTGAACCAAGAATCATACATCGTGATGTGAAGTGCAGTAACATCCTCTTGGACATGGATATGAATGGCAAGGTCTGTGACTTAGGTCTCTCTAAGCAAGTAACTCAGGCAGATGCAACTCATGTCACCACTGTTGTCAAGGGCACTGCCGGTTACCTTGATCCAGA GTATTATTCCACTCAGCAGTTGACAGAGAAAAGTGATGTATATAGCTTTGGAGTTGTTCTTTTAGAACTCATTTGTGGAAGGGAGCCATTGATTCACTCTGGAACTCCTGATTCATTCAACTTGGTGTTATGG GCCAAACCATACTTGCAGGCTGGTGCATTTGAGATAGTGGATGAAGACATAAGAGGAAGTTTTGATCCCTTGAGTATGAGGAAGGTAGCTCTCATGGCTATAAAGTCTGTGGAAAGGGATGCATCACAGAGGCCATCTATTGCAGAGGTATTGGCAGAGCTAAAGGAAGCCTACAATATTCAGCTCAGATTCCTTGAATCTTGTCAAAATGAGAATTGA
- the LOC137819336 gene encoding probable LRR receptor-like serine/threonine-protein kinase At5g48740 isoform X3, with product MDTLPFCLIAMPKGGSPVISSLEIRPLPQGAYTNGMKEFPNKLLRKSYRIDCGHSNDSIRYPLDPFDRIWDADRSFTPFHVAIGFKIQLSFRQSSLVEEPPAAVLQTGRVLARSNTLTYNLPLDALGDYYIILYFAGILPVFPSFDVLINGELVKSNYKINSSQTSALYLTRKGIGSLNITLKSISFYPQINAFEVYEMVDIPTDASSTTVSALQVIQQSTGLDLGWQDDPCLPSPWEKIGCEGSHVTSLDLSDINLRFISPTFGDLLDLKILDLHNTSLTGEIQNLDGLQHLEKLNLSFNQLTSIGAELENLINLQILDLQNNSLMGVVPDSLGELENLHLVNLENNKLQGPLPQSLNKETLEIRTSGNLCLTFSSTSCDDALSSPPIEAPEVTVVPQKKHNVHNHLAIIIGMVGGATLAFLLMCISVLIYKTKQQYEASHTSRGEMDMRNWGAAKVFSYKEIKVATRNFKEVIGKGSFGSVYLGKLPDGKSVAVKVRFDKSQLGADSFINEVNLLSKIRHQNLVSLEGFCHERKHQILVYEYLPGGSLADHLYDTNSQKTSLSWVRRLKIAVDAAKGLDYLHNGSEPRIIHRDVKCSNILLDMDMNGKVCDLGLSKQVTQADATHVTTVVKGTAGYLDPEYYSTQQLTEKSDVYSFGVVLLELICGREPLIHSGTPDSFNLVLWAKPYLQAGAFEIVDEDIRGSFDPLSMRKVALMAIKSVERDASQRPSIAEVLAELKEAYNIQLRFLESCQNEN from the exons ATGGATACACTGCCATTCTGCTTAATTGCAATGCCTAAAGGGGGTTCACCTGTAATTTCTTCTCTTGAAATCAGACCACTTCCTCAGGGAGCCTACACAAATGGCATGAAAGAGTTTCCTAACAAGTTGCTTAGGAAGAGTTATAGAATTGATTGTGGACACTCAAATGATTCTATAAG GTATCCCTTGGATCCATTTGATAGAATATGGGATGCTGATAGAAGTTTCACACCCTTTCATGTTGCCATTGGATTTAAGATTCAACTTAGCTTCAGACAGTCTAGTCTTGTAGAAGAACCACCAGCAGCTGTTCTTCAAACTGGGAGAGTTTTGGCTAGAAGTAATACTCTGACATACAACCTCCCTCTTGATGCATTAGGGGACTACTACATTATCCTCTACTTTGCAGGGATTCTTCCTGTCTTCCCCTCATTTGATGTTCTCATAAATGGAGAACTAGTAAAATCAAACTACAAAATAAATAGCTCTCAAACCAGTGCTTTGTACTTAACACGAAAGGGAATTGGGAGCTTGAATATCACATTAAAGAGTATCAGCTTTTACCCTCAGATCAATGCATTTGAAGTTTATGAGATGGTTGATATTCCAACTGATGCCTCCTCAACCACAG TTTCAGCACTGCAGGTTATTCAGCAGTCCACTGGTTTGGATCTTGGATGGCAGGATGATCCATGTCTGCCTTCCCCATGGGAGAAAATTGGCTGTGAAGGAAGCCACGTAACATCATT GGATCTTTCAGACATAAATTTGAGATTCATTAGTCCTACATTCGGTGACTTGTTAGACCTCAAAATATT GGATTTGCACAACACATCGCTTACTGGTGAAATACAGAATTTGGATGGCTTGCAGCATCTTGAGAAACT GAACCTAAGTTTCAATCAGCTAACATCTATTGGTGCAGAGCTGGAGAACTTAATTAACCTTCAAATATT AGACTTGCAGAACAATAGTTTAATGGGAGTAGTACCTGATAGCTTGGGAGAGTTAGAGAACCTCCACTTAGT GAATCTGGAAAACAACAAACTACAAGGTCCTCTGCCACAGTCATTGAACAAAGAAACATTAGAGATCAG GACATCTGGTAATTTGTGTCTTACCTTTTCCTCAACATCATGTGATGATGCATTATCCAGTCCTCCAATTGAAGCACCAGAAGTTACTGTAGTTCCTCAGAAGAAGCACAATGTACATAACCATCTAGCAATCATAATAGGCATGGTTGGAGGAGCCACACTAGCCTTTCTCTTAATGTGTATTTCAGTGTTGATATACAAGACCAAACAACAATATGAAGCCTCACACACATCAA GAGGAGAAATGGATATGAGGAACTGGGGTGCTGCAAAAgtattttcctacaaagaaATCAAAGTAGCTACACGAAACTTCAAAGAAGTCATAGGAAAGGGTAGTTTTGGATCTGTTTATCTTGGGAAACTTCCAGATGGAAAATCTGTAGCTGTCAAAGTTCGATTTGACAAATCTCAACTGGGTGCTGATTCTTTCATCAATGAG GTTAATCTTCTGTCAAAAATCAGGCATCAAAATCTTGTGTCTTTGGAAGGATTTTGCCATGAAAGAAAGCATCAGATATTGGTTTATGAGTACTTGCCTGGTGGATCCCTTGCTGATCATCTCTATG aTACAAACAGTCAAAAGACTTCCTTAAGCTGGGTGAGAAGGTTGAAAATTGCTGTTGATGCAGCAAAAG GTTTGGACTATTTGCACAATGGAAGTGAACCAAGAATCATACATCGTGATGTGAAGTGCAGTAACATCCTCTTGGACATGGATATGAATGGCAAGGTCTGTGACTTAGGTCTCTCTAAGCAAGTAACTCAGGCAGATGCAACTCATGTCACCACTGTTGTCAAGGGCACTGCCGGTTACCTTGATCCAGA GTATTATTCCACTCAGCAGTTGACAGAGAAAAGTGATGTATATAGCTTTGGAGTTGTTCTTTTAGAACTCATTTGTGGAAGGGAGCCATTGATTCACTCTGGAACTCCTGATTCATTCAACTTGGTGTTATGG GCCAAACCATACTTGCAGGCTGGTGCATTTGAGATAGTGGATGAAGACATAAGAGGAAGTTTTGATCCCTTGAGTATGAGGAAGGTAGCTCTCATGGCTATAAAGTCTGTGGAAAGGGATGCATCACAGAGGCCATCTATTGCAGAGGTATTGGCAGAGCTAAAGGAAGCCTACAATATTCAGCTCAGATTCCTTGAATCTTGTCAAAATGAGAATTGA